The Clupea harengus unplaced genomic scaffold, Ch_v2.0.2, whole genome shotgun sequence nucleotide sequence CTGTGTACTTCTACATTTTCATAGTGTTAGTCTCCGTAAGCATCTAAATGCAAAACACATCTCCACCACACACCCATTTTGTGTGCTCCACAGTGTCTTAGTTGCAACATGTACTAAACTGTTGAATGTGAGAGTTGTAAACATTTAAGTGTGGCTGGTGTAGTGCAAATACATTTATGCTTAACCCAAGTGTATTGGCAATCCATAATGCACTTAAGTAGGCTACATTTGATTGATATGCCGTTGTGTTTGAAATCACAAGCAAGTCGTCGCTCAGTAACTTAGGCAGTAGTGCCATCTAGTGTCAAAATCTAGACCTGTCTGTACACTCAACACAATGTTCATACATACCCATAGCCCAGGTGTTGTGATGTTAATTCCATAGGAATATATACAAACAGTCGAAGTCAAGGGGTTGTTTGATATTATGATTATTGTTTGATTAGTGTTCTAAAGAGCTACAGAGAGGCATTAGCCAGTGCTCTAAAAAGTAATTATTTTGATTCTTATGTTTCCCTTTCATATTGTGTCACTTTGTACACCTTCATGCCATGCTAACCGAGTGCCAAAAGGCAACGAGGACTTGACGAGGGGATTCCTATTTATTACCCATCAAGATTACATAGCTGCAAATGCAAATGTGGATGCCACAACATGGGATAAAGTAAGTTTCACACTTTTTCCACAAGGTGGAGACAGAAGGCCTTATTCTATTAGCTTACTGTTACCTTGGAAACCCCATTTCCCCCTGCGTCTCAGTTTTTTGCCCCCTATGGAACATCACCTGTGCTGTGatgaatatttctttttttttaggaaggTCCATTGGGCTTACAAATTAGCGATGTGGAGTTATTTTTAGACCTGGGTTGTACTGACAATAAAGCACGAATCGTCTGTAATGCTGAAGGTGAACGTTACTCCCTAGATAGCATCTTCTTTTATGTCTCCTTGTtaacatgcccacacacaccacaagacacacagacagatccgAGTTTAAAATGCCTGTACTTCAGCATATAAAATACGGAACTCGACAGCGTTTAGTAGCCCTAAAAATCTATTTTTGTCCCGAGGCCCTGCCTCTTCCTTTCATCAACACACTTTGACACCAATTTGTTGTTATCTTGTTCGTGAGTATACTGTTAGAACAAGCTCCTCCCCACACCAATTCATGGTTACACAACAgccagtaaaaaaaatgtaagtgaGTTGACAGAATGTTATCAATATCACCACTGACTAAAGTTCACCCGCAAGTCAAGCAATCTTCTCTTATCAATTGCTGGAGCTGTCAAACTGTAATAACTTGATATTGTACAGGGTGTCCTGATAGCATGCCAGTGCTATCAAAGCCAGTATCGTGTTGATCCAACgtataataaaaaaacatcGATGAACTCAGAGCTTTGACCACATGGTCCAAACTGATCGAATGAGGTGTATCATATGTAATTGTATATGCTGAGCTGTTTGTTGCCAGACACCTCTGTAATCTCCCAAAAGCTCATTTTATGGCTAAATCATGTTCTCCATCCTCTTCAAAGGATCCTTCATAACGAATGTATTACCAATTAATTAACTACTAATttgtagagagaaaaaaagcaataaTCTAGTGTTTGATTTGGGCTTCCCTTTAGTGACTAGGCTATATAGGCTATAGATGTTGAGATTTTGAGAACTATCATACAAATATGAtctgagaggaaaacagaggtcATTAGGACTCCCTTCTGTTTCAACTGGATTCAATTGGACTTCAATTGGATTTTCAAATTTGCCTGTATAAACCAATTTAGAAAACTTTAAAAGAAACAAGCATACCATTGTATACTGTAGCCTACTTTGCTCGGACTATATGTCTGAAACATGTCCTTGATGGTTTGACCAGATTAGAACGTCATGAGCGTGATCTAGGTTCGACCACCAGTAGACCATTGGAATTACCTAGGAAGACCCAGCACGAACCTGCTGACGATGGTCTTTGCTACGTGACATGATGGCTCccgtatttgattggctattaaATATTTCGCGTGGGATACAGTCATCACACTGGGGGAGGTAAGGGGGGCGCGTCGATTTTAGCAGGTGGTAGTGTAGTAAAACGTAGGCTACCGACCATTCAGCCGCATTGATTTCCTTCGTGAGGCACCTCGCACGCACGCTCATTCACGATAACGTCCTGGTCTAATCTTTGGTCAATCAGCAAACTGTTCTCCTGTTGCAGTTGACGCGGCGCGCCTTCAGTCGCACGGCAGTTTCACTCACTACACAACCTGAAACGAAGACAGGGGATGCGATTTGTTTTAAGAGCGTTCGAGTTGCCTCTCGCTTTAATCTTGGATTTCCCTCAAGTGATTTGAACTGGGGCGGTAAAACGGGGTTCCCTCTCTATCGAATTAAGTACGGAGCAAGAAACGAAGGGGGAAAAGCAAAAATGGCACACATTTTGGCGAATGGACAGCCATGAAGAAATCAGGTGCCTTGAAATCACGGTGATCACCAGCTTGACGATGCCGCGATGAGTGAAGGTCAACTGCTTTTGCCAAATGATATAGAGCTGCATTTTGACTGGATTTGTGTTAATTGAGCATTACTGGGACTGAACACACCATGGGATTATGTTATAGCCTGCGTCCGAGTCTCTGGGGTGATCCCGGTGGTTCCATATCAGATTCCGACCAGCCAACCGATTCGTCCTTACCCCTCCGCGCCGGGTCTCCTATTCACgaggacaggggagaggatACCAACGACATGGTGCCACCCCGCGAGTGTCTGTTTTGCCGTGGGAATTCCCGCAAGAATTCTGGTCGGGCTGTACGGCAGGGAGATATGACTGACAGTGTGCCAGTTCAGAATGGGAACGGAGGAGGGGATGACCATGGCGGGAGGCTTCTTTTGCAGAAGCACAGTCCTCACAAACGGAAAAACTTCGATAAACTATTAGCGATGGAAAAAGCGGCCGCGAAAGAGGCAAGGAAAATCAGTATACGCATAGACCGAGAACTCAAGGACCAGAAAAGGGATTACCGGCAAACATACCGACTTCTTTTACTGGGTATGTGTCGTTCCAGCACAGTGATTTGTGTCATTTTGTCCTGGCAGTGAATTTTCTAGCACGTTTATTACATTTCTAGCCTACGCTCATATTAACAAAGTGTTGATGACTAAAAAGGGTCGGTTTCAACTGTGATGGGTTTGCATTTTAATAGCATTTACTGCAGGACGTGAGTAAACTAGATGATACCACGGATCTTGCACATAGTCAGGGGTCTAGTTTCTGAACGAGGCTGTTTCATGAAAGTGGCACATGCCAGAGGTATCCTCGAGAGTAGCCCATGTTGCCATGCCTGTGATCATGTGACACCTCTCATTTTTGTGTGATGTCATGCCTTCAGATACCAATGTGGCCCAGTTAAAGGTCCTCATCATGTAAAATAGTATTGAAACTGTATGCATAGATGAACAGCGGTGAACCATTAACTGGATACAGTCTTTCCATCAGACTTACCAACAGTATTAGTATCAGGTACAGGAAATTCCTGTCAATGGCTGTTTACTGAAATTAACATGAGATGCCAGGCTTATTATGACCACCGctgcacgcaggcaggcagccagCCATACCTTTTTCTGCTTCTTCCACTTTTGTTCACCAATTTTATGGTCGATGATTTCATATACTTAGACTtaaccaatccacatgaaacttggtatgcTTGTATCCCTCCATGTCTGATACTACAGTATgtaaggtttgtgtccctaggtgtgtgtTGCCCTTTGAAGTGGGGTAGGGTCAAAGCACTTGAGCAATAGCTCGAAAACCATCTTGCCAGAAATTCGCACATTGGCTCTAGCTCATTACAATACATTTTTGGAGTGGTGCCTGCCAATGAACAAtggacaaaacaaaaatctaGCACTTCACTAGCCAATATTGTATATTCTTATATTGAAATTTGACACCCTGCATCACTTCCACATTCTTAGGAAATACACCAAATTTCGTTCCTAAGGGCcgctgcaactgacacatttcagtaTCTTAAGAATGGCTCAAGCTAAAATTGATTATATGTAGCTACATTTTCTCACCTCTCCCAAAGTTCTATTAggcttgctcaacaaaatggcGGCCAATcggccaatcaaaattcagcagccaatacatgCCAGTGTGAATGGCCAAGCTTACTGTAATTTTTGTAGGGTCATTCATAATAgcattgaaaaaaacaacaagctaccacatgtttttctctgttcctctgaca carries:
- the LOC122130722 gene encoding uncharacterized protein LOC122130722 isoform X1, with translation MGLCYSLRPSLWGDPGGSISDSDQPTDSSLPLRAGSPIHEDRGEDTNDMVPPRECLFCRGNSRKNSGRAVRQGDMTDSVPVQNGNGGGDDHGGRLLLQKHSPHKRKNFDKLLAMEKAAAKEARKISIRIDRELKDQKRDYRQTYRLLLLGAGESGKSTIVKQMRILHVNGFNAEEKKQKILDIRKNVKDAIVTIVSAMSTLIPPVPLGNAANQPRIDYIKSIAPLSDFDYTEVRIGMAEPAGHLLWKILFYSGPRHPAVSMFEMGECDPGNDFNVACSHCFC